A stretch of DNA from Methanogenium sp. S4BF:
CTGTGTGGAATGCAAATAAATATATGTTGGTGGTATTCACAATAAAAAAGTATTGGGTGTGTCTGGCGAAGGTATATATGCGATATTTTTGTTTATGCCAGTCTGCAACTCTCTTATTTATGAAGAAAACGGGATTCTTCTGATAAAAAATGCAGATTATTTCTCTGAATAAAACGAAAAATGGTGATTTGGGTTGATTTCTCTGTATTCACGGTTATAAAATGAAATATGGGTGTAACTGCCTGTATCTGGCCCAAATTACCTCTTTTTCATCGGTACCTCTCTGCCTCAACTGCCGCCGCCTGTGCCGCTGCCGGATCGGGAGTCACGTGGATCATTCTTCCGGTCCGGGTATAGTAAAGGCAGGTCTCCGGTACTGCACCGGTCAGGGCACGAACGGCATCGGCATAGACGGCGAGCTGGATGAGATACTCCTCCCGGCAGGACCTCTCTCCCGGGTCCGGGCCGGTCTTGTAATCAATCACCACATACTGCCCGTCCGCTCTGCGGATGATCCGGTCGATTGTGCCCCGGACCATCACATCTCCAAAGCGGTGGACAAAGGGAACCTCACACTGGTGCCAGGTGCTCTCACGGATGACCGGGTGGGAGCAGAACCGCCGGTATGCCTCCTCACAGGCAGCTACCCGTGCCGCATCCGCCGGGAACCCGTGGAGGATGCAGGCACGGGCGGGAGCCATCCCGGCAAAGACGGCGTGCAGCAGGTCCCCTTCCCGTGCGGCACCATTATCCCTCTTTCCGGACTGCAGGAGGTGTACAGGATCCGGTCCCTCTTCACCCTTCCCGGAGGCATACCGGTGGATGGCGGTCACGGGCAAAGGGGGGCGTGACCGTGCGGCGTCAGGAAGCGGGGGGGTCATCCATGTGGCATCGGTCCTGTCTGCGGGGAGGGGACTGGTGGCCGTTACCGGCACCGGCGGCGGTGATGCAGCCATGGTCATGCCCCTTTCCTCTGTTGTAATAATGGGAATCAGCCACTCCCGCTTGTCAGGTGTGGTGCAGACGGTGCTCCCTGCAGAGACGTTGCCCGGAGTGATGCCGAGGGCGGCAAAGATCCGGTGCATCCGTGTCTTCCCGGCATCCGGGCCGAGGGCGACCATCTCCATATCCGGCATGGTCCCGGAGAAGAGGATATGGTCACGGGCCCTGGTGACCGCCACATAGAAGAGGCGGCGTGCCTCTGCCGCTTCCTTCTGCCTGCGCCGGTGACGGATCAGAAGGGAGACCGGGGCATCCACCGGGCCGTTTGGTCCTGAAATCTTTGTGGCAAGGCCCAGCCCCTCCTCAAAGACCATTCCGTTCTTCCGGCCGCCACTGTCTGCATTGGCAAAGGGCAGAACAACCACCGGGAACTCCAGCCCCTTTGAGGCATGCACGGTCATCACGGCGACTGCGTCCTTATCTGCTGTTGGCAGGGGTGCGTCCTCTTCTTTCGGAGCGTCCCGCACCGCCTGTCCGAGGTCTGTGGCAAAGTCGTCGAATCCGTAGCAGCCGGCAGATTCACGGGACCGGGCGATCTCTGTTATTTTCCGGAGGTTGGCGGTCTTCTGGTCGCCATTGTCCTGTCCGGCGCAGACAGCATACATGCCGGACTCGCGGAGGATGCGGGTGACAAGTGCTGACGGAGGCTCCCGGCGTGCATACGCCTGCCAGCGGTCAAGCATCCGGCAGGCATCTGCGGCAGGGCCGTTCGCATGCGCTTTCAGGCGGGAGAAGAGTCCCCTGGCCCGTCCGCCTGCGGCACGGAAGAGTTCTGCGTCAGAGATACCGAAGAAAGGAGATCGGAGGGCCCCGTACAGGGCAATGTCATCGTCATTATCGGCAAGGAAGGCGATCACTGCCGCACAGTCCCGTACCTCCTGCCGTTCATAGAAGGCGGTGCCGCCGTGGACCTGGTAGGGCACCCCGGCCCGCCGGAAGGCATCCTCGATGAGGTGGAGGCGGCTCCGTGTCTCGATGAGAACCGCACAGTCACCGAATCCGGCCGGTCTCTCATGCCATTCTCCTTCGGTGTCCTTTTCGTAGACCATCTTTCGCTGCTTTCTGACCATATCCGCGAGCCACGCCGCGACTGCCTCTGCCTCGGCAAGATGGCGTTCTGTGCTGGTCTTCGCGGAAGGGGTAATGAGAATTTCAGCAGAGCCGGTATGGTCCTTTCTGCTCTCGGTCACGCCCAAAAGGTCATAGCCGAACTCCCATGGGAGTCGGTCGGCGCCGAGGATTGCGGAGAAGAGGGTGTTCACGAGGCCGATAATCTCCGGTGCACTGCGGAAACTGGTGTCCAGCGCCACCTCACGTCCCCCCCGCTCTGCAAGAATGCGGTCGCGTGTTGCCTTGAACTGCGTCACATCAGCGTTTCTGAAGAGGTAGATGGACTGCTTCGGGTCGCCGACCACAAAGAGGGACCGTTCTTTCCCCGCGGCCGTGAGGATATCAGAGATGATGGCGGCCTGCAGGGGATCGGTGTCCTGAAATTCGTCCACCATGATCGCACGGTACTTGGCGGCGATGCCGTCCCGTGCCGCCGGGTTTGCGGCAAGCAGGGTCCGTGTGGATATGAGCATGTCGCCAAAGTCAATCGCCCCTCGCTGCGCCTTCTGACGCCCGATTGAATGCGAGAACCAGGAAAAGACTGTCCCGAGCGCCTGTAGCGTGCGGATGGTCTCTGCTGTCTCCGGGTCGTCCGGGGATACGGTTAGCGTCAGCAGCCCCTCTGCAATGCCGTCCCCCCATTCCTTCAGGGCACCGTATGCGGTAACCAGCTGTCTCTTCCCATCCCTCCCGAAGATCTTCGCACTCCCCATACTGCGGCTTCCCTTGCAGGAGAGGAGGGTGGCAAGGGCCCGGCAGGTCTGTGCGGGCTGGTTTGGGTCGAGTGCCCTGAGGCTGGGGGCAGCCTCAGCGAGGTAGCGGGTACCGGCATCCTCTTCTCCTGCAAAGGCGGTGGCAAGCTCCCCGAGGACAGCTGCGGCCTCTCCCGCAGGTGAGGCGAAGAACTGTGTACAGATATCTGCCTGTTCGGCCTCTACAGCCTCCCTCCAGAGAGCAGTCAGTGCCTCGGGTGCATCTCTGACGCGGGCAAAGAATTGCTCTGCATCCCAGCGCTGGCCATAAAGGGCTGTGAGGGTCTCCTGCACCTGCCATATGCCGAAGGTTCGGAGGCAGGTGAGGACTGCTGTTCTGACCGGATCGGGCAGGGGCGTGTAGAGAAGGCGGTAGAGTGCCTCGTCCATCATCTCCGTGAGTTCATAGTCCTCAATGACGGCAAATCCGGGCTCAAGTCCAGCCTCAAGGGCATATTCCCGCAGAATCCGTGCACAGAAGGAATGGATGGTGGAGATGCCGGCCCACATCAGTTCATCGCGGAAGCGGGCGGCCTCCTCCCCCTCTGCCGCTGAAAGTGCCTGCCGGACACGGTCCTTCATCTCGGCTGCCGCCTTCTCGGTGAAGGTGAGGGCTAAAATCTCCTGTACACCTGCCTGCTCATCCCCCTCCCGTTCGAGGAGGTCCAGATACCGGCTGACGAGGACATAGGTCTTCCCCGTCCCCGCTCCGGCCGTTACACAAAGGCTGCCCGTGCAGGTGATGGCAGTCTCCTGGATCGGCGTGCGCTGGGGCGGCATTTATGCCTCCTCTCCCGTGCGGTGCGCTTCAAGGCTTCTGAGGATGCCATTGCGGCAGATCCGGGAATATTCACAGTAGCCGGGACATTTCTCCGCATCCTCTGCAAGCGGAAACCTCCCGGCACGAATGCCTGCTGTGGCCTGTCCGGCTGCAGCCACCGCATGGCTGATGATCTCAGGGAAGGAAGGTGCGTCTTTTTTCATCCGTTTTGGATGGTAGGGTGCGAGGAGGTCTGCATAGCATTCGTCATGCACCACCACACTGTTTGCCACCTCCCGCCGCTTCATCACATAATAGGACGCTCCTGCCCCGGCAGCACCGGAGATCACCTCAAGGGCCCGCACATAGAGTGCCAGCTGGAGTGCGTTTCCTGCGATAATATCGGTCTGTTTTGGGTGGTTTCCCGTTTTATAGTCTGTTACCAGAAAGGTCCCGTCCGCCATGCGGTCCACCCGGTCGATGAATCCCCGGAGGAGAAGGGGTATCTCCTCTTCCGGCACATCCAGTGCCACCGGCGCATCGTGGATACTGTTCGGGCGGTTTTGCGTGCCGAATCCTGCCTCAAAGAGGGACGGCACAAAGGGGGACGCCCGTGTCTCTGTCTCCTGCAGGATGAACTCCTCAAAGAGCCCCGGCCCTGCCCCGTCCGTGCCGAGGAAGGCCTCCATTCCCGCCTCCCATGCGGCACCGGGGCGGGTGTACCGGGCCAGCACGGTCTCTGCCTGTGCGAGGATATGAACCGTCGCCTCCTCCCTCTCTCCCGGTCCCGGGCCGGCGGGGTGGCCCGCCATCCATTCCCGGTAGAAGAGCTGGCAGACCTCATGAACAATGGTACCGTATGCGGTGGCTGATATATCCCTCTCCTCCTCCGGGAGTGGCTCTGTGCCCAGCACATGACGGAGGTAGAACCGGAAGGGGCAGGTGACATAGTCCTCCAGCGTGGTTGCCGACCAGACGGTCTCTTCGGGGTAGCGTTCGGCAAGCATGCCGGGGATATCCGGATCAGTGTGAAGCATGCCGTCAAAGGCTGAGTCACAGGTGCCGTGGCGGTGATACTCCTCCGCGGTGATGCGGGCGGCCACGGACTCAGCAGTGATACCGTCAGGGAGCCATCCTGACGGGGGCAAAAAGCCGTCTCTCACCGCACGCCCGGCCCGTTCCGTCCTGCTCTCACCTGATGCAGGCATGACCGTGCACTGCCAGTCTGCGTGCGGGAACGTGTCAGCTGCGGTGGCATAGAAGGGGGAGGGGATGAGCACTCCTCCGTCACTCTCTGCGTGGCTGAGCCAGAGGGCCTCACCGGCAGAGAGGAGGGCAGCGAGGAAGTAGTAGCGCTCCTCCCGCAGTTTCTCCCGACGCCGCATCGTGCCCATCGCCCGCTCCTCCTGTTCGGTGGTATAGGGCAGAAGAGGGGGAATATCAGGCAGACGTCCGTCGGTGAGATCGGCTATGAAGACCACCGGCACATGCAGCCCCTGAAGTTCACGGATACCGCAGACCTGGACGGCATCCGGCTCCGGTTCATGTTCGGGGCGTGCCTCTGCTGCGGCTGACAGAAGGACGGCTGCCGCCTCGCGGATGGTCACCTGTGGGCCCTCCCGTCCTGGAGTGCCCGCCATCCGGTCAAGCAGGCGGTGAAATTCACGGAGAGCTGTTCTCTCGCGTTCTTCTGTGGCTGCATCAGGTGCCGGCGGAAGGCGGGGGGCATCCCACCGGGCGTAGAGGTTCCTGAGTGCCTGAATATGCTCTGCCATCGGCTTGGGCCTCTCCAGTGTCCGCAGGTCACGGATGAGGGCAACAACCGCATACTCTGCCCGTTCTGTTGCCTCAAGATCACGAGCGGCGGCTTCCTGCCTGTACGGGGGATTATCCGGTTTTTTCGTCTCTTCTCTCAGACGCTCCTTCAGGCGGGCAAACCCTTCCTCCCAGCGGGCTGCACTGGCCCTGATGCCGGCCTGACAGGCCATGTGGTTTATTTCGCTGCCGGAGACGATCCGGTTGTCTGCGTCACTGAACCGGAAGAACGGCTGGGAGAAGAGCTGCACGACAGCCTGGCGTTCATAGCCTTCTGCGGCTATGCGAAGGGGCAGCAGGAGGGCCTGGACAAGCGGCTCCTGTGCAAGCGGCAGGGTGGCAGAAGAAGCCGCAGGGATGCCAAAGTCGGCAAATATCGCTGAAAGACGCGCCTCCTCCGCCCGGATGTCGGGCAGGGCGACCGCGATATCCCCCGGAGGGGTGCCGGCATGGATGAGCCCGGTGATCTGCTGGGCTACTGCCCGGAATTCACTCCGCCGGTCAGGAAATGTGCCGCAGGAGAACGGCACCGGGGGGGTGAGGGCGGCGGTTTCGGAGAAGAGCCATTCGGGCCCGTCTCCTGCTCCTGACGGCGGGCGTATTTCCGGCCCGAATATAGCCGGGTTTGCCCCGGCTGGAGTGAAGACGGCCCAATAACCGCCGCACCCGGTGAGCATCCGGAGGAACCGTTCCGTCTCCGGCAGGGGTGCGTGGATGCCATAGATGCATCCGGAGAACCGTACCGGAGAGCGGGCAAGGGCGTCAGCTGCGGCGCTGCAGGCCGAAGGCGTGTCCACCGCCCCTTCCGCCTCCAGACGTGCCCGGTAGTCTGCAAAGATATCGCCGATGACCCGGCTCTTCTTTCCTGCCCCGGTGCCGAGGCAGGCGGGATAGTCAATGCCCCGTTCGGCCAGCACCCCAAAGAGGCGGGAGAGGTCCTGAACAAGGCGCTGTCCTCCCTCCTTTCCGCCCGGGGTAAGGATGCCCCGGCCCGGATGGGCCCGGATGGCCTGGTGCAGGATGACCCGCGCCTCTTCTGCGGGAATGATGCGCAGGTCTGGTGCAGTCCGGGAGAGGATGGCTTTTGCCACGTCAGTTGGTGTTCCTGCAAGGGCAGGGATATGGGGGATGCCTTCTTTGTTCATCCGGTCACGCAGGGTGGAGGCGAGGCGTATTGTCGGCAGACACAGGACCGCAGAGAACGGATCCTCCGCTGCGCGTGCGGCAAAGAACCGGAGGCATTCCTCCTGTTTTTCACCCGGCAGAACTGGTATTTCAGTCAGTCTCTCTGCGGTCATGCTCAGGGCCTCCGGTAATACATGACAGTATCTGAGCGCTCTGTAGGTTTACATCTCGCGATATGTGTTGAAAAAAAGATGGGCAGATGCCGCCGGCATGATGCTATCCCAGCGTGGCAATCTTCTGTCCGACTTTAACTGCGGCCTCACATGCGGCTGTGTCACCGATGATATCACCCGGCAGAGATGCCCTGCCGGTAACAGATCCCGCATAGACGAACTCGTGGGCATTCGCGAATCCCTCGAGTGTCTCAAGGGCACGGTCTGCCCCGCAGTCACCGTTCACGGCTACGGTGACCACATATTTGCCGGAGAGCCTGCGGTCGTGCCAGAGGGAGTATGTCCGGTCAATGAAGTTCTTCAGCTGTCCGCTGACATCGTAGTAGTATACCGGAGTGCCGATGACAAGCACATCACACTCCACCATCTTCTCTGCGACAGCTCCCCAGTCGTCATTCGTGATGACGCACTCCTTCTTCTCCCTGCACTGGAGGCACCCGGTGCACGGGGTGATGTGGTGGCCCCCGAGTGAGATAAATTCACAGGTCGCTTCTGCGTTTGCTTCAGTTACTGCTTCAAGGATCTTCCTGACAAGATAGGCGGTATTTCCGTTTGGCTGCATGCTCCCTGAGATTCCCAGAACTTTCATACTGGTAGGTCGAATTCAACTTATTTCAGCGTTATGTCCGTACTAAATGATCGTTTGTTTCAGGGGCGACAGTAATCACCACCGGCCTGCACCCACAGGCGCTGAGGGCACGGCAGCATTCTGCCTGCGGCTCAGTATCCCGATACAGAAGATGTGTGGTGCACCGGCAGTCGCTGCACCCGAATCCCCGGACCCCTTCTCCTCCGAGCAGGTGGGCAAGGGTGCATTCCAGCCGTTCTGTGGTCTCGCCGCAGACCGCTGCCGTGAGCACAAACCGGGTGTCTGTGAGCAGGCGGTCGATGTGCCACCGCGGCCGGTGGTCTGCATCCCCCTGATGCACACGAATATGGCGGTCCACCCGTGCAAGCCCGCCCGGACCGAGGGCCGAACCCACATAGATGTACCATCCGGCGGGGAATCTGGTCTCACCCAGTGCACCCACCGGAAGCGCTGCCCCACTGGTCTTCAGGATGAGGCAGTAAATGCCTTTTTCCGCCATTGCTGCCGCCTTCTTTTACTCTCCCGTCTCTTTTTGGATGTTTTCTGCGTTCTCTTTCAGTAATAGCCGATCATCCGGCGTGCCGCTTCGATATGCCGGAATCCGTTCTCTTTTGCCGGCATCCCGTGGCCCGGCCAGAGTCCCTGCACATCATATGCCGCCAGCCGGTCGAGGGAGCGGACCAGTTCCTCCTGTGACCCGCCGGGAAAGTCGGTGCGCCCAACCCCGCCGTCGGCAAAGACCGTGTCGCCGGAGATGAGGTTCTCACCCTCCGGGTCCCAGAGGCAGATGGAACCCGGTGTATGGCCGGGTGTATGTATCACCTTCAGGCCGCCGATTGTATCGCCGTCCTCGAGGGTGCCTGTCAGCGGCACGGCGGGAGAGCGTTCCCCGAACATCAACGAGAGCGTCGTCTCTGCACGCCCATAGGTCAGGGCGGGTTCGTCTGCCTCGTGGATGAAGACCTCTGCATCACACATATATGCGATATGGTGGGCGTGGGCGATATGGTCATAATGGCAGTGGGTCAGTACAATCGTTGATATTTCTGAGGCATAGGCCTCAACCTGCATCGGGGTTACGCCCGCGTCTACAAGCACTTCTCCGCAGAGATAGGCGTTTGCCCAGTAGCCTTCTCCCGGAATCCATCTCACCTGCATGCAAGATAATAAGGATGCACTACCAAATGTCTGTTATGCAGACCCTTATCAGGGAGTGCCTCTCCGGAGTACCGGATGAAATTGAGGCACTGGCCCGAAGAGAGGGACTCGATGGGCGAAAGATGGCACGTGATGTTGTGCGGGGACGTATTGTCGTCCCGGCAAATCCACAGCGTGAACACCGTCTCTGTGCCATCGGGTCCGGTTGCCGGGTAAAAGTAAATGTGAACATCGGGACCTCCGGTGTCCGGTGTGACCCGGCACTTGAACTGAAGAAAGGAGAGGCGGCGCTGGCAAACGGTGCAGACGCCCTGATGGACCTCTCCACGGGGGGAGATCTTCAGGCGATACGCCGGAGTATTCTGGGGCTTGATACCACCGTCGGCACCGTGCCTATTTACGATGCGGTGCGCCGTGCCGGCAGTGCCTCTGATATCACCGCAGACATCCTCTTCAATACCATCCGTGACCATTGCCGTGACGGGGTGGACTTTCTCACCCTCCACTGCGGTGTCAATCGTGATGCATTCGCCTCTCTGCGGCGTGACCCGCGGGTGATGGGTGTTGTCTCACGGGGCGGTTCCTTTCATCTGGCGATGATGGACGCGACCGGTGAGGAGAATCCCCTCTATGCAGAGTATGACTACCTGATGGAGATGCTGAAAGAGGAGGATGTCTGCATCTCCCTCGGAGACGGGATGCGCCCCGGTGCGGTTGTCGATGCCGGCCGGCAGGCAAAGACGGTGGAGTATCTCACCCTCGGCACTCTTGCGGCCCGGGCACAGGAACAGGGTGTCCAGCGGATGATCGAGGGGCCGGGCCACATGCCGGTTGACCAGATCACCTACAATGTGAAGATGATAAAAGAACTCACAGAACATGCTCCGTTATACCTTCTGGGACCACTGGTCACAGATATTGCCCCGGGATATGACCATGTTTCTGCCGCCATCGGCGGGTCGATTGCCGCGATGGCCGGTGCTGACTTCCTCTGCATGGTATCACCG
This window harbors:
- a CDS encoding UvrD-helicase domain-containing protein — translated: MPPQRTPIQETAITCTGSLCVTAGAGTGKTYVLVSRYLDLLEREGDEQAGVQEILALTFTEKAAAEMKDRVRQALSAAEGEEAARFRDELMWAGISTIHSFCARILREYALEAGLEPGFAVIEDYELTEMMDEALYRLLYTPLPDPVRTAVLTCLRTFGIWQVQETLTALYGQRWDAEQFFARVRDAPEALTALWREAVEAEQADICTQFFASPAGEAAAVLGELATAFAGEEDAGTRYLAEAAPSLRALDPNQPAQTCRALATLLSCKGSRSMGSAKIFGRDGKRQLVTAYGALKEWGDGIAEGLLTLTVSPDDPETAETIRTLQALGTVFSWFSHSIGRQKAQRGAIDFGDMLISTRTLLAANPAARDGIAAKYRAIMVDEFQDTDPLQAAIISDILTAAGKERSLFVVGDPKQSIYLFRNADVTQFKATRDRILAERGGREVALDTSFRSAPEIIGLVNTLFSAILGADRLPWEFGYDLLGVTESRKDHTGSAEILITPSAKTSTERHLAEAEAVAAWLADMVRKQRKMVYEKDTEGEWHERPAGFGDCAVLIETRSRLHLIEDAFRRAGVPYQVHGGTAFYERQEVRDCAAVIAFLADNDDDIALYGALRSPFFGISDAELFRAAGGRARGLFSRLKAHANGPAADACRMLDRWQAYARREPPSALVTRILRESGMYAVCAGQDNGDQKTANLRKITEIARSRESAGCYGFDDFATDLGQAVRDAPKEEDAPLPTADKDAVAVMTVHASKGLEFPVVVLPFANADSGGRKNGMVFEEGLGLATKISGPNGPVDAPVSLLIRHRRRQKEAAEARRLFYVAVTRARDHILFSGTMPDMEMVALGPDAGKTRMHRIFAALGITPGNVSAGSTVCTTPDKREWLIPIITTEERGMTMAASPPPVPVTATSPLPADRTDATWMTPPLPDAARSRPPLPVTAIHRYASGKGEEGPDPVHLLQSGKRDNGAAREGDLLHAVFAGMAPARACILHGFPADAARVAACEEAYRRFCSHPVIRESTWHQCEVPFVHRFGDVMVRGTIDRIIRRADGQYVVIDYKTGPDPGERSCREEYLIQLAVYADAVRALTGAVPETCLYYTRTGRMIHVTPDPAAAQAAAVEAERYR
- a CDS encoding flavodoxin family protein produces the protein MKVLGISGSMQPNGNTAYLVRKILEAVTEANAEATCEFISLGGHHITPCTGCLQCREKKECVITNDDWGAVAEKMVECDVLVIGTPVYYYDVSGQLKNFIDRTYSLWHDRRLSGKYVVTVAVNGDCGADRALETLEGFANAHEFVYAGSVTGRASLPGDIIGDTAACEAAVKVGQKIATLG
- a CDS encoding GIY-YIG nuclease family protein translates to MAEKGIYCLILKTSGAALPVGALGETRFPAGWYIYVGSALGPGGLARVDRHIRVHQGDADHRPRWHIDRLLTDTRFVLTAAVCGETTERLECTLAHLLGGEGVRGFGCSDCRCTTHLLYRDTEPQAECCRALSACGCRPVVITVAPETNDHLVRT
- a CDS encoding MBL fold metallo-hydrolase, coding for MQVRWIPGEGYWANAYLCGEVLVDAGVTPMQVEAYASEISTIVLTHCHYDHIAHAHHIAYMCDAEVFIHEADEPALTYGRAETTLSLMFGERSPAVPLTGTLEDGDTIGGLKVIHTPGHTPGSICLWDPEGENLISGDTVFADGGVGRTDFPGGSQEELVRSLDRLAAYDVQGLWPGHGMPAKENGFRHIEAARRMIGYY
- a CDS encoding PD-(D/E)XK nuclease family protein; the encoded protein is MTAERLTEIPVLPGEKQEECLRFFAARAAEDPFSAVLCLPTIRLASTLRDRMNKEGIPHIPALAGTPTDVAKAILSRTAPDLRIIPAEEARVILHQAIRAHPGRGILTPGGKEGGQRLVQDLSRLFGVLAERGIDYPACLGTGAGKKSRVIGDIFADYRARLEAEGAVDTPSACSAAADALARSPVRFSGCIYGIHAPLPETERFLRMLTGCGGYWAVFTPAGANPAIFGPEIRPPSGAGDGPEWLFSETAALTPPVPFSCGTFPDRRSEFRAVAQQITGLIHAGTPPGDIAVALPDIRAEEARLSAIFADFGIPAASSATLPLAQEPLVQALLLPLRIAAEGYERQAVVQLFSQPFFRFSDADNRIVSGSEINHMACQAGIRASAARWEEGFARLKERLREETKKPDNPPYRQEAAARDLEATERAEYAVVALIRDLRTLERPKPMAEHIQALRNLYARWDAPRLPPAPDAATEERERTALREFHRLLDRMAGTPGREGPQVTIREAAAVLLSAAAEARPEHEPEPDAVQVCGIRELQGLHVPVVFIADLTDGRLPDIPPLLPYTTEQEERAMGTMRRREKLREERYYFLAALLSAGEALWLSHAESDGGVLIPSPFYATAADTFPHADWQCTVMPASGESRTERAGRAVRDGFLPPSGWLPDGITAESVAARITAEEYHRHGTCDSAFDGMLHTDPDIPGMLAERYPEETVWSATTLEDYVTCPFRFYLRHVLGTEPLPEEERDISATAYGTIVHEVCQLFYREWMAGHPAGPGPGEREEATVHILAQAETVLARYTRPGAAWEAGMEAFLGTDGAGPGLFEEFILQETETRASPFVPSLFEAGFGTQNRPNSIHDAPVALDVPEEEIPLLLRGFIDRVDRMADGTFLVTDYKTGNHPKQTDIIAGNALQLALYVRALEVISGAAGAGASYYVMKRREVANSVVVHDECYADLLAPYHPKRMKKDAPSFPEIISHAVAAAGQATAGIRAGRFPLAEDAEKCPGYCEYSRICRNGILRSLEAHRTGEEA
- the thiC gene encoding phosphomethylpyrimidine synthase ThiC; amino-acid sequence: MSVMQTLIRECLSGVPDEIEALARREGLDGRKMARDVVRGRIVVPANPQREHRLCAIGSGCRVKVNVNIGTSGVRCDPALELKKGEAALANGADALMDLSTGGDLQAIRRSILGLDTTVGTVPIYDAVRRAGSASDITADILFNTIRDHCRDGVDFLTLHCGVNRDAFASLRRDPRVMGVVSRGGSFHLAMMDATGEENPLYAEYDYLMEMLKEEDVCISLGDGMRPGAVVDAGRQAKTVEYLTLGTLAARAQEQGVQRMIEGPGHMPVDQITYNVKMIKELTEHAPLYLLGPLVTDIAPGYDHVSAAIGGSIAAMAGADFLCMVSPAEHLALPDLADIEEGTRVAKLAAHIGDTTRRPEKWFTEGERQMADARRALDWERQFSIAMFPEHAKRIHERDGEIETCSMCGDLCAVKLVSDILSDKKTIG